One stretch of Rhodoferax lithotrophicus DNA includes these proteins:
- a CDS encoding methyl-accepting chemotaxis protein, with the protein MNNLFHRHPELVGCLAFGLVSSAAVLLAGGLDWLPGVLALVILALSVLLSIKLQSLRLIQQQSMADYLTAQANFGKAVIPVWQNHIESSRSQMESAVNALSERFGGIVDKLDTALHTATRSTDSIEGSGLGALFNRSEADLRAMITVQESAMASMENMLAKVQGLDRFIVELQDMASDVARIAQQTNLLALNAAIEAARAGELGRGFAVVAKEFRMLSNQSGDTGRKIAEKVNIINSAIIDTCTVVRESVSAEDGSLQAVHATIDRVMSDFKGVTEAFQHSSDLLQTESMSIQVEVNQALVEMQFQDRVSQIMTQVHKNMDRLPQMLQDQSQHYSQTQLLQAPDAELLLAELKKTYVMADQHVIHEGGKVQQSGTTDISFF; encoded by the coding sequence ATGAACAACCTGTTTCACCGCCATCCAGAGCTTGTAGGGTGTCTGGCTTTCGGGCTGGTCAGCAGTGCCGCTGTGTTGTTGGCTGGTGGGCTGGACTGGCTGCCTGGCGTGTTGGCCTTGGTGATACTGGCATTGAGTGTGTTGCTCAGTATCAAACTGCAGTCATTGCGCTTGATCCAACAGCAGTCGATGGCCGATTACCTGACTGCCCAGGCCAACTTTGGCAAGGCAGTGATACCGGTCTGGCAAAACCACATTGAATCGTCGCGCAGTCAGATGGAATCTGCCGTGAATGCATTGTCAGAACGGTTTGGTGGCATTGTGGACAAGCTCGACACCGCCTTGCACACCGCCACCCGGTCCACCGACAGCATTGAGGGCAGTGGCTTGGGGGCACTTTTTAACCGCAGTGAAGCCGATTTGCGGGCCATGATTACGGTACAGGAATCCGCCATGGCCAGCATGGAAAACATGCTGGCCAAAGTGCAGGGGCTGGATCGCTTTATTGTGGAACTCCAGGACATGGCCTCTGACGTGGCCCGCATTGCCCAGCAAACCAACCTGCTGGCGCTGAATGCCGCTATTGAAGCGGCCCGTGCGGGTGAATTGGGCCGTGGTTTTGCGGTGGTAGCCAAAGAGTTCCGCATGTTGTCCAACCAATCGGGCGACACAGGTCGCAAAATCGCCGAAAAGGTCAACATCATCAACAGCGCCATCATCGACACCTGCACCGTGGTGCGTGAATCGGTATCGGCGGAAGATGGCTCCCTGCAAGCCGTGCATGCCACCATTGATCGGGTCATGAGTGACTTCAAAGGCGTGACCGAAGCCTTTCAGCACTCCAGTGACCTGTTGCAAACCGAGAGCATGAGTATCCAGGTTGAGGTGAACCAGGCGTTGGTCGAAATGCAGTTCCAGGATCGGGTAAGCCAGATCATGACGCAGGTACACAAGAACATGGACCGCCTGCCACAGATGCTGCAAGACCAAAGCCAGCACTACAGCCAAACCCAGTTGTTGCAAGCACCCGATGCCGAGCTGCTGTTAGCCGAGCTGAAGAAAACCTATGTGATGGCCGACCAGCACGTCATTCACGAAGGTGGCAAGGTTCAGCAAAGCGGCACCACCGACATCAGCTTTTTCTAG
- a CDS encoding response regulator, with protein MAKLIMVVDDSASMRRVVSIALKGAGYDVIEGCDGKDALTKLTGQKVHMIISDVNMPVMDGIAFLKVVKQMPAYKFTPVIMLTTESAEEKKREGQAAGARAWVVKPFQPEQLVNAVQRLCLP; from the coding sequence ATGGCAAAACTCATAATGGTCGTTGACGATTCCGCCTCCATGCGGCGGGTGGTCAGCATTGCACTCAAAGGTGCAGGCTATGACGTGATCGAGGGCTGCGACGGCAAAGACGCGCTCACCAAGCTCACCGGTCAAAAGGTGCACATGATCATCAGCGACGTGAACATGCCGGTCATGGATGGCATTGCCTTCCTGAAAGTCGTCAAACAAATGCCGGCCTATAAATTCACCCCGGTCATCATGCTCACCACCGAGTCGGCCGAAGAGAAAAAGCGCGAAGGCCAGGCCGCAGGCGCACGCGCCTGGGTGGTGAAACCGTTTCAACCCGAACAACTGGTCAACGCCGTGCAACGGCTGTGCCTGCCATGA
- a CDS encoding STAS domain-containing protein, translating into MNTTNPLRIQGELTIFRAMELKPLLLAEPPIDEIDLSGVTDLDTAGVQLLMLAKKTARLQNRDVRLVGHSPAVLEVFELLNVAAYFGDPLVMDSSANAATPRS; encoded by the coding sequence ATGAACACCACCAACCCCCTGCGCATCCAGGGCGAGCTCACCATCTTTCGCGCGATGGAACTCAAGCCCTTGCTGCTGGCGGAACCGCCCATCGACGAGATTGATTTGTCCGGTGTCACTGATCTGGACACCGCGGGCGTGCAACTGCTGATGCTGGCCAAAAAAACCGCACGGCTGCAAAACCGCGATGTACGGCTGGTCGGGCACAGCCCGGCGGTGCTGGAGGTGTTTGAGCTACTCAACGTAGCGGCTTATTTTGGTGACCCTCTGGTGATGGATTCCAGCGCCAATGCTGCAACCCCAAGGAGCTGA
- a CDS encoding chemotaxis protein CheA, with amino-acid sequence MDMDDALETFIVECRELLEDMETALLAVEGEAEKDELINAIFRAAHTIKGSSGLFAMDHVVAFTHVVESVLDKVRAGKLVLADKLVVLMLACCDHLGALVDGIAAGELHGTPELQVQGEPLIVQLRAYLDTPKKEATSAISTSATGQNDAENVQRIHSDNVHADHWHISVRFGADVLRNGMDPLSFIRYLNTMGKISAIETLTDALPTADLMDPELCYLGFEMAFQTQVDKAAIERVFEFVRDDCRLVILPPHSRISEYIRLISLQQGEAARLGDMLVRCGTLTAQELDMALNTQVDVPAKPIGTILVEQGSVQPEVVEAALTKQKQVKEMGAAESKSIRVDADKLDQLINLVGELIIAGASVNMIAHRSKVIELTEATSKLATLVEEVRDSALQLRMVRIGATFSRFQRVVHDVSRDLGKDVALVIDGEDTELDKTVVEKIGDPLMHLVRNSMDHGIESAEVRQQRGKPTQGTLKLNAFHDSGAIVITVQDDGGGLKKDRILAKAIERGLVEPGHHLSDSEIYALIFEPGFSTAEKVTNLSGRGVGLDVVKRNITALRGTVGIASEEGVGTKVTVRLPLTLAIIDGFLVGVDKAVYAIPLDMIEECVAYSAEPGHDYTNLRGQVLPFIRLRELFSVPGKPAKGENIVVLKHAGQKAGLVVDTLLGEFQTVIKPLGQMFAQSKCISGSTILGSGDVALILDVPQLVRRSINAVKTGMPASSRVEQYEGQTP; translated from the coding sequence ATGGATATGGATGACGCACTGGAGACGTTCATTGTTGAATGTCGGGAATTGCTTGAAGACATGGAAACCGCCCTTCTGGCCGTGGAGGGTGAAGCAGAAAAAGACGAACTGATCAATGCCATCTTTCGCGCTGCCCACACGATCAAAGGCTCCAGCGGCCTGTTCGCCATGGACCATGTGGTGGCCTTTACCCATGTGGTGGAAAGTGTGCTCGACAAGGTGCGCGCAGGCAAGCTGGTGCTGGCGGACAAGCTGGTGGTGCTGATGCTGGCCTGCTGTGACCATCTGGGTGCGCTGGTGGACGGCATTGCCGCGGGTGAGCTACATGGCACACCCGAGCTGCAAGTCCAGGGTGAACCGCTGATAGTCCAATTACGCGCCTACCTGGATACTCCTAAAAAAGAAGCTACCAGCGCAATATCTACAAGCGCTACAGGCCAAAATGATGCTGAAAATGTGCAGCGTATCCATAGCGACAACGTTCACGCGGATCACTGGCACATTTCGGTGCGTTTTGGGGCCGATGTGCTGCGTAATGGCATGGACCCGCTGTCGTTTATTCGTTATCTCAATACCATGGGCAAGATTTCGGCGATTGAGACCCTGACCGATGCATTGCCAACAGCTGATTTGATGGACCCCGAGCTGTGTTACCTGGGGTTTGAGATGGCGTTTCAAACCCAGGTGGACAAAGCGGCCATTGAACGTGTGTTTGAGTTTGTGCGCGACGACTGCCGCTTGGTGATCCTGCCACCGCACAGCCGTATTTCCGAATACATCCGCCTGATCAGCCTGCAGCAAGGAGAAGCAGCCCGCCTGGGCGACATGCTGGTGCGTTGCGGCACGCTCACCGCCCAAGAGCTGGACATGGCACTCAACACCCAGGTGGATGTGCCTGCCAAACCCATCGGGACCATTTTGGTGGAACAAGGCTCGGTGCAGCCAGAGGTGGTGGAAGCTGCACTCACCAAGCAAAAGCAGGTCAAGGAAATGGGCGCGGCCGAGAGCAAATCCATCCGCGTGGATGCCGACAAGCTGGATCAGCTGATCAACCTGGTAGGTGAGCTGATCATTGCCGGGGCCAGTGTCAACATGATTGCCCACCGCTCCAAGGTGATTGAGCTGACGGAAGCCACCTCCAAACTGGCCACGCTGGTGGAAGAAGTGCGCGACAGCGCCCTGCAATTACGCATGGTGCGTATTGGGGCCACCTTCAGCCGCTTTCAGCGCGTGGTGCACGATGTGTCGCGTGACCTGGGCAAAGATGTGGCGCTGGTCATTGACGGCGAAGACACCGAGCTGGACAAAACCGTGGTCGAGAAAATTGGCGACCCGTTGATGCATCTGGTGCGTAACAGCATGGACCACGGCATTGAGAGCGCCGAGGTACGCCAACAACGCGGCAAACCAACACAAGGCACCTTGAAGCTCAATGCCTTTCACGACAGTGGCGCGATTGTGATTACCGTACAAGACGACGGCGGGGGTCTGAAAAAAGACCGTATTCTGGCCAAAGCCATCGAGCGTGGGCTGGTTGAGCCGGGTCACCACTTGAGCGACAGTGAAATTTATGCACTGATCTTTGAGCCCGGTTTTTCTACCGCCGAGAAGGTCACCAACCTGTCTGGCCGGGGCGTGGGGCTGGATGTGGTCAAACGCAACATCACCGCCCTGCGCGGGACGGTAGGCATTGCCAGTGAAGAAGGTGTGGGCACCAAGGTGACGGTACGCCTGCCGCTGACACTGGCCATCATTGACGGCTTCCTGGTCGGCGTAGACAAGGCGGTGTATGCCATTCCGCTGGACATGATCGAAGAGTGTGTGGCCTACAGCGCCGAGCCAGGGCACGACTACACCAACCTGCGTGGTCAGGTGCTGCCCTTCATCCGCCTGCGCGAACTGTTCTCGGTTCCAGGCAAACCGGCCAAGGGCGAAAACATCGTGGTACTCAAACACGCCGGGCAAAAAGCCGGGCTGGTGGTGGACACCTTGCTGGGCGAGTTTCAGACCGTGATCAAACCGCTGGGCCAGATGTTTGCGCAGAGTAAATGCATCAGCGGCTCCACCATTCTGGGCAGCGGCGATGTGGCCCTGATTCTGGATGTGCCGCAACTGGTGCGCCGCAGCATCAACGCCGTAAAAACTGGCATGCCAGCATCTAGCCGCGTCGAGCAATACGAGGGGCAGACACCATGA
- a CDS encoding chemotaxis protein CheW, which yields MSALVKADKGASSRQLAAQAAVEEKQYLTFMLGGEMFSLGILCIKEIIWYANLTEVPMMPACVRGVINLRGAVVPVMDLSIRFGKPSTPVIKSSCIVIVEVPTAVEGEHQNMGIVVDSVQAVLEIPSSEIEPAPTFGAKIRLDFIEGIAKMNGKFVILLNVNRVLSMEEIGQMGQAAAVVEMTTT from the coding sequence ATGAGTGCATTGGTCAAAGCTGACAAAGGGGCATCTTCCAGGCAACTGGCGGCGCAAGCCGCCGTGGAAGAAAAGCAATACCTGACCTTCATGCTGGGCGGTGAGATGTTCTCGCTGGGCATTCTGTGCATCAAGGAAATCATCTGGTACGCCAACCTGACCGAGGTACCGATGATGCCCGCCTGCGTCCGCGGGGTCATCAATCTGCGGGGGGCGGTGGTGCCGGTGATGGACTTGTCCATCCGCTTTGGCAAACCAAGCACCCCGGTCATCAAAAGCAGCTGCATCGTGATTGTGGAAGTGCCCACGGCCGTAGAGGGCGAACACCAGAACATGGGCATTGTGGTGGATTCGGTGCAGGCGGTGCTGGAAATCCCCTCCAGTGAGATTGAGCCTGCCCCGACCTTTGGTGCCAAGATCCGGCTCGACTTCATTGAAGGCATTGCCAAAATGAATGGCAAGTTTGTGATTCTGCTGAACGTCAACCGGGTGTTGTCGATGGAAGAAATTGGGCAAATGGGGCAGGCTGCGGCGGTGGTTGAGATGACCACAACTTGA